The nucleotide window agagactGCAGCAGGAGGGATGGGAGTTAGACCTGAGTGAGCTAGGACTTGTGTTAGGAGCAACCAAAGAGGCCACGTCTTCTGACCTCTTTTCTAAAGTTCTTCCATCCGCATGGAATGGCATGGGGGGCAGCCAACTCAAGAATGGGGGGCAGGAGCTGATGGAGAAGCTTACCCAGAATGCTGCTTTCCACACAGCTGTGGTCTAACAGTTTCGCCCCTGGCCACTGCCCGACAGCCCGGCCCAGGGCCTCAGAGAACACATCCTCTCGAATGTCTTCTCCTCTCACACTCAGGGCCTGGCCcagcctggggaggaggaaggagacagaggagcctGGGGCACAAGGACGGCCCCTCAGCTCCCCAGGGGGTCACGTACCTGCAGACGAACCTGACGACTGGACACCGATTGTAGGCACCAACCACCTGTACTACATCACCCAGGCAGCACCTGACAGGTGGAGGAGTGGGGGGCGAGGTCAGCCCCAGGGGCTCATTCACTCATATCCCTGGCCTTCGATAGGGTCCCAGAGGGGTGGGCAGGCGATCACCTGGTAAGGCTGATGTGGTCGGTCAGCACCAGCTCATACTCCTTGCCCTTCTGGGCCTCGGCCAGCAGGACGGTAGAGGCAGCCTCTTCCTGGGCTCCTTTGTTGACTGGGAGCAGCTCAATAAAAGGAGCTCCAGGGGGCAGAAGGTAGAGCCCGCGGGGCTGCTCTGGCCACAGGTTCAGGCCCACCACCCCTGTGGGGAGCAAGCAGCCCTTCAGTGGCCGGTGCCCTTGCTTTCTGCTAGGCAGTagcccctcccctgggcccccaGGCCCCAGTTCTCTGAGCAGCTGTTCCCActgctgccctcccacccctccttcctgGCTCCCCCAGGCTCAGTGTGCCGCCTCTGAGGCCCTAGTTGGGAGGAGGCGGTGGTTCGGCGGGTGGCAGACCTGGCGCCAAATGCTGGCGCCGTGTGAATTTgtgcaagtttcttaacctctatgagcctcagtttctgcatgtGTATAAACGGAGCTGTTGGTGTTGGGGGGATTAAATGATTAGGTAGGGCTCAGTGTTTCGcagctagctgtgtgacctctgccccctgccccagctcactAGCCTTGAGTCCTGCTGACCTCCAGAGGCAGAGTAAGCCGGGGAGAAGAAGGCTAGCCCTTGGCACCACAATGCCTCCAGGGCAGCCACAGCCTCAGCCTGGCCTCCTGCGTCCAGAGTCACCACCACCTGTAGCTTCGGCCAGAGCCGAAGGGCCAGTCCTCGGGGCCCCTGCTCTAGGGCCTCCCGCAACTCAGCTGCCCGTCTGGGGAGAGGCACCCCCGGGTTCCCGGCAGCTATTGTCTCAGCTAGCTCTTCGCCATCCGCCTCCAGGCCCACAAAGACGTCCAGGAGTTCGGCTGCTGTCCCACCTTCCAGTGCCCGCAGCCCTGGGGACCTCAGTGCCTTCAGCAGCAGGGCCCCAGGGTGCTTGGCTCCAGGGGCGCTAACCTGGCCCAAGGCACGCCAaggccaggggagagggcagggccagggggaCGTAGGGGTCACACAGGCGGTGCCTCCCGGAGCCAGCACTTCTGGATAGGCCTTGTTTAGGGCTGCCAGACCCAGCAAGGTGGCCtggagggagacaagagaaggtGTTGGCCCTGGGCCTGAGCCAGTCCCTGAGCCCCCAGTTTGGGGGTTCTTTGCCCACCCTGCTGGGAGGGTTTGCCTGCAAGTAGGGTTCTCTAATGGGGCTAGGCTCCAGCCTTCTCCGTTTACCTGCAGAGAGGCCTCCCCGTAGTACTGGGTTGAGGTAGGAGGCGAGAGCTGCccctcactttcttcctcttgGGCCTGGCTGGCCTTGGTCAGTGGGAGATGGTTCCGGAAGGTGCTTATATCTGTAGCCCAAAGACATCATAAACTCGTCCTGAAGCCACAGTTTCCCAAGAGTTTCAGGCAAGATGGGTGAGACCCTTAATAAGGAACCCAGCATAGGCTTAGGCTGAGCGGGGCTACTGGGGCCCAGGAATGGAAAATTCATCTTGAACAATCCTGAGCCTGGGTAGGGTCTTTGCGTTGGGCCCCTCTGTGCTGGCGGTAGAAGGTGAGAGGGAATCCTTGGGTTCTGAAATCTGACTATCCTGTGGGGTTTCTATCTGTTTGGggccacctccccagccccttgGAAACACACCTGTGTTCCCCCTGAGGGGACCGCGGGGCCCCTGGGCTCCCTGCAGACACCACTTCAGGGCCTGCTGCTGGCTCTGGCCCGCGTGCAGTGTGCTCTGTTCTAGTCTCCACTGCTGCCAGGCGGCCGCCCAGCACAGGGTCCCTGCTGCCACACGGTGCTGGAGGCCAGCAAGCCAGGACAGCCTGGCATCTTGGGGCTGCCGCTGCCAGAGCACGGccagcagtggcagcagcagcagcaggagaaggaacagcagcagcagcagcatctccaAGCAGCtcctgggaggaggaagggacccAAGTTCTGgtcctggaggggaggagaggataACCCATTTCTCCCTCACCTTAAGCCCCCTCTACCACACGAGGAACCCAGGAAAAAGGAAGTCTGGGAAGAAGCCAGGACCCATCAGGCAGGTGATGCAGAGGAGACAACATCAAGGCCTTGGAGTCACACTGACCTGAGGTCGGACACTGGCTCTGACACTTGGTTAGCCGTAGGGCCCTGGGTAAGTCAGCCAGCTGCTCTGGGCTCCGTtcccctgtctgtaaaatgggaataataacagctTTGCAGAAGATATAGACAGGGTttgacacagtgcctggcacacagcagctgCTCAATAACATGTCCTGCccactcctgggtggctctgctgcATCCCAGGATCCACCCTGTCCCCGCTCCGGGCCCCTCCTAAGCCCCGGGGAAGTGGTTCCATGTCCCACGTGCACCTGTCATAGCCCACTTGCGCAGACTCTCAGCACCCAGGGCCCCCTCGGCGGTGGGTACTTGGGTCGCTGTACACAGCCAGTCAGAAAGATGGAGCCGTGGCTTTAAAGGGAGGGGCCCTGATGGGGAAATCCGGTCACGGGCctgagggaggagctggggggggTGCTCTTAAAGGGACAGCTTGCCTGAGGGTCCAAGCCCAAGCTGGCAGGTGGGAGGAAGCTACCACCGGAGACTTCAAACTCCTGCTGTCTTCAAACTCCTGCaggtgaaggaagagaaagctgaGTGTGGGAAAGAGTTCAGGAAGCAGCTTGAGTTGGGAGAAGGGCGCACCCCAGGAGAGCAGGTTCAAGCTGgagaactgttaaaaaaaaatttttttttctcccaatccaGAAACCATGTCCACAAAGATCTACCAGCTTTCTCTCACAAAGGTGGTAGAGAAATAAATCCCCACCCCTGGCATAAGCAACCACAAATCTAGTTGCTGTCCATAtagatttgtctgttctggacatttcatataaatggaatcagaacACGTGGTCTTTTGtgctggctcctttcacttagcatgttttcaaggttcttccACGTCGTACCGTGTAgcagtagttcatttctttttattgccaaaagtATTTCATGGTATGGATATGCCACACCACATTTacttatccgttcatcagttgatgggcatttggggtcATTTCCGTTCTTTGGCTACTATGTGTAACGCTATTACggatatttgtgtacaagtttttctgtggatatatgtttttattttcttgcataaAAATGTGATGAATGCAAGGGATTTACTGCATTCCAATGAATAGAATAGCTGGGTTGCATAGTAGCTCTGTTTAACTGTGTAAGGAACTGTTAAActggtttccatagtggctgcaccattttacatccccaccagcagtatatgagggtTTCAAATTCTCTACATCCTTGCAAACACTTGTTATTACCCAACTTTTTGATCACAGCTATCGTAGTGGGGTGTGAAGTGACTTGagtctgttttaatttgcatggtCCCCCATGACCAATgaccaagcatcttttcatgtatctattggccATTTATACACTTctatggagaaatgtcttttcagatcctttacccattttttactgggctatttgtctttttattattaagctgtaagagttctttatatattttgcagtCAAGTCCCCTGtcagatagatgatttgcaaatggattcttccattctgtgggttgtctcttcattttcgtgatagtgtcctttgaagcacaaaaattttaaattttgatgaagtctaattgtctactttttcttttgttgcttgtgcttttggtgtcatatctaggGACCCATCGTCaagtccaaggtcatgaagatttactcctatgttttcttccaatacTTTCATAAaattagctcttacatttaggtctttgatttgttttttcttgtggtaaaatatgccgaagatttaccattttaacccgATCAGGTATCcacttcagtggcattaagtacattcacaccatcgtgcaaccatcaccaccatccatttccagaactttttcttcttcctacacTGAAGTGTGACTCatgaaacactaactccccattcctcctctccccagcctctgaTGACCAcgattctattttctgtcttcatgaGTTTGACTACTCCAGGTAGCTAACATAGGGGCATCCATACAATGTCTGTCCTTTTATGTCTGTCTTATTCATTCAGCATAGTGTCttcaagattcacccatgttgtggcatgtgtcagaattcccttcctttttaaagctgaatggTATTCCCTTGTATGTCTAGACCACATTTAGTTTACCCATTCACCCACCGATGGACACTTGTgttattttcaccttttggcttttgtgaataacgctgctacGAACacgggtgtacaaatatctgtttgagtcccgctttcaattcttttgagtatatacccagaagtgctGGATcacatgtttaactttttgaggaatctccatggtATTTTCACAGCAGCTGCTACTTTACATGCCTACCTGCAACGCGCATAGTTTCCAATTTTTCTGCATCCCCTAcaacagttgtttttttgttttgttttgataacaGCCAATCTAATGGATAAGAAGTATTTCATTgtagttgtgatttgcattttttttttttttagaaaaaatttttaagtttctttttatttattttgggagagatacagagagcaagcggggaggggcagagagagatggagacatagaatctgaagcaagctccagactccgggctgtcagcatagagctcaactcggggctccaactcacaaacggtgagatcatgacctgagccgaaatcaagagtcagatgcttaactgactaagccacccaggtaccccatgatTTGCGTTTCTAATGACTGAGCATTTCTTGTGTATTTATTGTCCACCTGTatatctttagagaaatgtctactcacatcctttccatttaaaaaaggggcacctgggtggctcagtcggttaagcgtctgacttcggctcgagtcatgatcttgcagtttgtgagttctggccctgcattgggctctgtgctgacagctcggagcctggagcctgctttggattctctgtctccctctctctgcccctccccagcttgtgctctctcttcctctcaaaaataagtaaacattaatttttttgttgttgttgacttgtaggaattctttatatattctggatattaatcccttatcagacatataatttgcacatattttctcccaatctgtgggtTGTCTATTCACTCTaacagtgtcctttgatgcataaaagtttttgttttgatgaggtctactttttttaaaagtttatttatttatttatttatttatttattttgagtgagagagagagcacgaatggggttggggcagacagagaggagagagcgagaatcccaagcagactttgcaccAGGGCGGAGCCCAATGAAGGACCCAACcaaccaactatgagatcatgacctgagccaaagtcggacgcttaaccgactgagccacccagacaccccgatgAGGTCCAATTTATCTTGTGTTGCCTGTGGTGTCATggccaagaaatcattgccaaatccaatgtcatgaagttttctatggtttcttctaagatttttatagttttatctcttacatttaggtctttgatccattttaattttagtacGTGATGTAACATAAggctccaactttattcttttttttttttaatgtttttatttttttgagagaaaggtacGCCCACGTGcatgatcaggagaggggcagagaaagaggaggacagaaggatacaaagcgggctccacgctgacaggctgacagcagcagcccgatgcagggctcgaactccccaactgtgagatcacaacctgacccaaagtcggacactcaactgactgagccacccaggcgtccctctccacccccccccccaactttattcttttgcatgtggctatccagttgtcccagcaccacttgtcccagcaccacttgttgaaaagactattctttccccattgcatGGTTTTGGCACTCCTgtgaaaaatcagttgaccacGGACACATGGGTTTCCTTCTGGACTCTGAATTCTATTCTATGGATCCATAcatctatccttatgccagtatcacactaTGTTGATTATTGTTGCTTTGCACTAAGTTTTGACCTACTGTGACATGTGACTacttcaactttattctttttcagttgGTTATTTAGGAGTATATTGTTTaacttccatatatttgtgaattttccagggCTTGTCTTGTTATTGTTATTTGGGTAGTGAGTGGCTGATCATTTTAGTGAGTCCATATActtcccactccccacctccctacAGTGCAAAGCCTCTGCTATTGCTCATTCAGGGGGTGCAGACTTGAGTATGCCCAGTCACCCTAGCATGACAGTGATTTTCACCTCTTTCCCTGACCACACCCAGCTGTTAAGCTACACGAATTGTTGGCtaattgctatatattttccaaCAATGCTTTGGGGGAAGAAATGGCTCCACAAACTGATCCAATCAAATTCAGGTTTCTTTGAAGGGACAGTTTCACGGCCAGTGTTTGAGATTTGTTCTGACCCCGAGAGAGCTCCTCCCGGCTGtctctttccccatctttctctAGCACACTCGCTAGCCCAGCTCAACCTCTACCTCCGATAAAGCTATCATTCTCCTGCCACTTGCCTTTCACAACCTCCAAGGTTTCAGAGAGCACCCTTAAGCTTGAACTTCCCTTGCAAATGAAGTCCGTTCTTTTGAGGAGAGATTCGAAGTTTTCTGTTTCAGAGCCTgcctctctgtcctgcccccctcccctcctccgtATCTCTTAGCCCTGATCATTCTTAAGCTGCACACCCACGTCTCCTTGGACATTCCAACGTATCCGGATTTGTACTCAATCTTCCTCCCaacctgctcctctcccacatcttcccctccccatctcactGAGGAGCATCTCTATCAATTACttcccaagccagaaacctggaatTACTCTAGACTCCAATCCTGCTCTCCAGCATTGGTCACAATGTCTGCATAGTAGGCCTCAGGGCCACTGCTGTGGTATCCTCATCTAGAACCTCCTCTCCTCTGACCCATACTGTTGAAACAGCCTCCCCGGATCCCTGCCTTCCTCTTTTGCCTCCCTTCAATCCATCATACACAGTGTCGCTATAGAATTTCCTAAAATGAGACTCTGGCCATTCCTTTGCTTGAAGTCTGGTAAGGTTTCACTTGCCATCATGCTCAGGTGAAGTTTAAACTCTTAGCCTGGCACACTAGGCTTCATCACTGGCcacagttctcaaagtgtggtccttgcCCCCGTATCACCTGacaacttgttagaaatgcaaattctggggcacgtgggtggctcaggaggttcaatgtctgatttcaggtcaggccatgatctcatggttcgtgagtttgagcccccaaagggctctctgctgtcagtacagagcccgctttggatcctctctctccgctcctttcttgctcactctcaaaataaataaattttttttgaaaaatgcaaattctgaggCTCAACCCCAGGCCTACTGGCTGGGACAATCTGGGGAGTCGCCCAGCGATCTGCACTTTAGCCAGTTTTCCAGGAGACTGTGATGCAGGCCTGAGCTGAGAAGCAGACGTCACCCTCTATCCAGCCGTATCTGGCCCTCCTGCATCTCCAGCCTCTGCCTGTGCTGGTCTCTCCACCTGAGCGCCTCTCCTAACTCCCATGTGTTCTTTAGGGGTCAGCTCAAGCTAACTGGTGCCCTTCTTCCATGTTCTCTTGTATTCCCTTACGGCCTCAGGACAGCTTTATTGCAGCGCGAGCCAATCTCCTATCATGTTTGGTTATGTTTGTCATCTTTCCTGGGCCACGATCCTCTTGAGGGCAGAACAATTTCTCCTCCCACTCACAATGCCCAGCTCAGAGCAGGCAACTCGAAATGTGCTTGAAATTTAAGGGTAAGCTTTGTAATGGGAACAGTGTGGAATCAGGAGGCTAGGAGGTACAGACGAtcactctaatttttaaaacatcatatgAACAGGAAGGTAAGAAATGCCCCCTCTGCCATCAAAGCTAGGACACACTCTCGAGGCCACCAGTTCTGTTTTTCACAGTCACACTGATGATCGCAAATATTTCCCTATCAAAGCCACCCTCCCTCACCACCtcgatggaaaaaaaaacagaactcaaTATTGTCCCTTCAGAGGAAGCCTTTATTGTaacataaaatacacaattttGTGACTGCCCCAGATTGTACACAATACTTTTTTGGTGGCTACATACTAATCTGCCTCAACACTAAAATATGTATCTGAATAAttcacaaagttttaaaaagaaaaattataaaaagtatactTCCACTTTAAGTTCTATTCACTTttagtctccccacccccctacaAAAACCCGGCACATACCACACATTGAAACATTTGATGACttatgtgtgtgcgtgtctgggggcaagtgagaggcagaggaggTCAAGACTTGCCACTGCCTCTTTTGTGGTTTGCAGgaacagggagaaaagagaaaacacaacgCAGATAGCGAGCATACCTTTCAGTCAAACATCTCTCCCGTCTATCAGCGCAGCCTCAGGAAAACGGAGGACAGGTCAGCGACCGTAGCAGCATGGGACCCCTCTGCTCGGGGCAGCCACGCTCTTCGGCTCCTGTCCCCCCAATCTCCAGTGCCAACTGTCAAGGGCAAGCTCTGCCCACAGCACACCCTGGGGCTGGGTCCCTGCCAACGTGAAAGTGTGTCAGTCCCGCCCGGTCAGGGCCGCTGAGCTCCCGGCCGGCCTGCCACGGCACTCAGGGCACTCAGGGGCCGGTGCTGGTGAAGTCCaaggggcaggcagggaagggctcTTTATGACTGGGTCCGAGAGTGGTCAGGCCGCCTCCTCCCGCTTCCCCAACACTCATCCTCATGGGTGGAATTTTAATCAAATCTTGAGGGGTATGTAAAGGGCTTAGCGACACCCTATGTCACTGCTGGTATCATGGAAGGGTCGGCCTGCTcctcagaggcagagagattCTACTGCCTggcatagaaaaataaatcagtgtatGAAACCAAGCCAGGGCAAACAGcagcttttaaaaagtcatcttccaataaataatttactacagaggaatattttcctttaacatCAAAACACTGATAAATTCAGAagtcatttttgtaaaaaaaatatgtttatttactcacatgtataaaaataaggtttttaGGGCCATTCTTTCCTGGTGTGGTCATTCCTTCTTTTGGAGAAGGGGGCCGGGGGTGAGTGACCTTTAGGCCTACCCCGAAAGCTATACCTGcttccccctcttcccacctGACTGCGATAGACCGTTCCTTCCTTCTGGGGTAAAGCTACGGAAGAAATCGTCGACGTTGTACTGAagctgttttgtttggtttctgcAGCTTACCAAACTTCCTAGGAAACCCACTGACTGTGTTGCCCCAGATTACCAACGCTGACACCCAGTGGCCCGTACCAAGTGGGCAACAACGTCGCTGAGCACGCTGGCCCCAGGTTCGAACTGCACCCCCACCGGCCCCTCCCTGAGATGGCCCGTGTGGACAGTGAAGGGAATCAAGGTGACCTGGGTGTGAATGGCACAGGACCTGCCACAGGAAGAAAGGGCTGTGATATCAGATTAGGGTGGGAAGAGCAAAACAAGAAGTCccgatttaaaaacaaaacaccagtcAGCCTGTGCGAGTGGCCACCATCAGTAAGCCGTGGGGTAGCTGCGCTCAGGCGGAAGGACGGGCAGACCAGAGGGCAGCTGCTCCGGGTGGCAAGGCAGCTTTCTCAGCGCCTGTGGGCCACGGCCTGGCCTTCCACTCTGGCTGCGACACAAAGGACATCAGCACTGTAAGCTGCGGTTATGtgaccctcttttcttttctctggttcaTCAAACGTGTctgcgcacgtgcacacacacagaactgaGGGGCAATTCACACAGTGgatggaaggagggggaaggagagaacatGTAGATGGGTTCAGTGTTACTTAAAAAGCAACTACCCATCAGACAACCCGTGACTTCCCTTGCCCCAACAATCACTGTATGTCCCCGCTTTTTCCCATCCCTACCCAGGAAAAtgggagtcagggagagggaaggagggaggacggctttctttttcaaaaggcAATTTGTACATTTCAGAGGAAAGCAGAGACAATCACGGTTATATATCAGTTGCTTGGCAGACACAGTGACAAATCTCACAGGAGAGGTGCTTTCTCCTccctttgtccttctctgacttgaACAGCCACATGTCAAAGTTCAGCCACCCTCTGGACACATGGCCAAGTTCCAGGGTTCATGGAACTACTGCCTTTTACACAAGGTTAAAACAACCACAGCCACTGTTCATGGCCCCAGTGCTGCAACTAAACTCTGGACAGCAAGGGGGAGAAACAGCCCAATGTGAAAactcacccacacacacacccacataccctcacactcacacactcacacacgttcCCTTCACTGGTGCCACCATGCACAGAAACACTAAAGTCACAACTAGTATTAACACTTCACATTATGAGTATTGTTTCCAAAGAGAAGCGATTCATGGAATTAAAACATCCACAAGAGTAACTCCTCTGGCGAGGACGAAGAAGCTAAAGATGGAGATGGGGCGTCATGACTGCGCGTGAGGGATCCACTGACTGTCCATAGGTCGGCCCAAGAGCTCTTCCACACGCCGCGCCACATCCATTGTGTCATCCAGATCAAAGTCCCCATCATTGTCAAGGACGGGGTCAGGGCTTGGgagaaaaagataagagataaagggaaggggaaggttGCCCAAGGCCAATGATGAGCCACAGAGACCACCCCAAGCCCCACACCCCACTGGGTGAACAGCCCAAGATGGCCTGTGCCCTTGGCCTAGGCTTCAGGGGAAAGATGCTCCTGATCTGGACAGTGGGGAGTAGAGTGCTTTGCTATCTGGACGGAGAGGCTCAGGCTAGAACACCCACCCCAGCTGTCCCTAACCCTGGCTGTCCACACATGTAAAGCCCATGTGCTCCTTatacaaagcaagaaaaatctacattttgagagagaagagtagTTGACATTTGCCCAACCCCATTCTAAACTACCAATACCTTCTGTTCAAATCTCTGTCTCCCACCTGGGCATATGCTGGTGCCTGGCCTGGGTGGTCTCAGACCTACAGGAGCTCTGGGTCCCTTTGTCCACCAGCCCCCCGGGGCCCAGCCTGAGCCCCAGAGAacacagccccagccccagctcctccctGCAGAGCCCCAGAGAACACAACCTACTTCTGTGGGTACATGTTATAATGAGCCTGGGGGCACAcggctggggagggggcctggtCCATGTAGGTGGCGCTGGCCCCGGCAGAGTCTGCAGACGCATTCACAAACCTGCAGGAGGAACAGGAGAAGCCTCAGTGACCTCAGGGCAGCGGCTGACTTGGGGAGGGCTCAGGGGGCATGTTTACATCTCTTTGGGGTGTGGAAGCACAAAGCGCCCCCTGGGCCTGGGGGTCCGGCTGCGGGAGTGGGGTTCTGGGTCCTGGTCCCATTGAGACTAAGCTCAGTTCCCTCTCCGGGGGCTGAGCCAGGTTTCAGGGGGCCAGGGGGTGCTGGGCCCTACAGGGCCTATAAGTGGGAGGGGCAGcggtgaggggtggaggggggcggggggaagggaaaggaggcagcAGAAGACCAGGGCTGGACCCTGGACACTTACTCAGGGACCACTTGCTTGATCTGTGGCTTCACGTATCCGTCCACCGCTTTAGCTGCCGAGGGGGGGGATGGTGATGAGAACCAAAGttctcaaagaaatgaaaatgcaatcTCCCTTAAGAATCACAGCTTTTCTCATGACAGGACACAAGCACCTAATTCTATCTTAGGATCTGATACAAGCACTTAATATTTGAATCTGTTAGGGGGACCTGGTGTAGGAGAAGCCTTAATATTAAAACTGCAAGTTAAGATATCTTCCGAGTTGGCTTGGATGTGTTGATAAATTCTTCAAGCCACAGAAAATGTATGCTCCAGGACAAATCTAAACCAAACATTAATTGCACACtaagtgtaaaaagaaaaaatatcttaaaagtttAAAGTCACAGATGTGGCCGAGTGGCAGGATTTGCTTTGTGTCCCAGGCAACAACACTGGGAGGAGATCAGAAGAGAACACAAAAGGGAACACATTGTCAATCACAGAGAGAAGAACACTGTCGTAATTAGAACTGCCCACAAAAGAAACGGGTTGTCTTGGGAAAAACTGATTTCCCGACCCCTGGAGATCTTCAAATGGAAGGAGTACAAACACTTGTCAGGGGCTGcacagagaaatcaaagaaaggaATGAATTTGACTTGGTGGTCCCTGGAGTTACTCTGACTCTGAGAATCTCCTCTTTTAGGAAAGGGAGTGTCATGCAGGTGTCTGTGTGCTCTTTTGTGTCTGTGGGCTTTCTACATTTGCGGGTAATCTGATGGTCACTCATCCAGGTGAGTGCTGTCCATGCCCTGTG belongs to Acinonyx jubatus isolate Ajub_Pintada_27869175 chromosome E1, VMU_Ajub_asm_v1.0, whole genome shotgun sequence and includes:
- the GHDC gene encoding GH3 domain-containing protein isoform X2, yielding MLLLLLFLLLLLLLPLLAVLWQRQPQDARLSWLAGLQHRVAAGTLCWAAAWQQWRLEQSTLHAGQSQQQALKWCLQGAQGPRGPLRGNTDISTFRNHLPLTKASQAQEEESEGQLSPPTSTQYYGEASLQATLLGLAALNKAYPEVLAPGGTACVTPTSPWPCPLPWPWRALGQVSAPGAKHPGALLLKALRSPGLRALEGGTAAELLDVFVGLEADGEELAETIAAGNPGVPLPRRAAELREALEQGPRGLALRLWPKLQVVVTLDAGGQAEAVAALEALWCQGLAFFSPAYSASGGVVGLNLWPEQPRGLYLLPPGAPFIELLPVNKGAQEEAASTVLLAEAQKGKEYELVLTDHISLTRCCLGDVVQVVGAYNRCPVVRFVCRLGQALSVRGEDIREDVFSEALGRAVGQWPGAKLLDHSCVESSILDSSEGSAPHYEVFVALRGLRNLSEENRDKLDHCLQEVSPRYKSLRFWGSVGPARVHLVGQGAFRELRVALAACPSSPYPPEMPRVLRHRHLAQCLHKRVVS
- the GHDC gene encoding GH3 domain-containing protein isoform X1, producing the protein MLLSSCCVPGTVSNPVYIFCKAVIIPILQTGERSPEQLADLPRALRLTKCQSQCPTSGPELGSLPPPRSCLEMLLLLLFLLLLLLLPLLAVLWQRQPQDARLSWLAGLQHRVAAGTLCWAAAWQQWRLEQSTLHAGQSQQQALKWCLQGAQGPRGPLRGNTDISTFRNHLPLTKASQAQEEESEGQLSPPTSTQYYGEASLQATLLGLAALNKAYPEVLAPGGTACVTPTSPWPCPLPWPWRALGQVSAPGAKHPGALLLKALRSPGLRALEGGTAAELLDVFVGLEADGEELAETIAAGNPGVPLPRRAAELREALEQGPRGLALRLWPKLQVVVTLDAGGQAEAVAALEALWCQGLAFFSPAYSASGGVVGLNLWPEQPRGLYLLPPGAPFIELLPVNKGAQEEAASTVLLAEAQKGKEYELVLTDHISLTRCCLGDVVQVVGAYNRCPVVRFVCRLGQALSVRGEDIREDVFSEALGRAVGQWPGAKLLDHSCVESSILDSSEGSAPHYEVFVALRGLRNLSEENRDKLDHCLQEVSPRYKSLRFWGSVGPARVHLVGQGAFRELRVALAACPSSPYPPEMPRVLRHRHLAQCLHKRVVS